The Miscanthus floridulus cultivar M001 chromosome 7, ASM1932011v1, whole genome shotgun sequence genome includes a region encoding these proteins:
- the LOC136467671 gene encoding protein CURVATURE THYLAKOID 1A, chloroplastic-like: protein MAATAYSTALLGGARLPAAGAAAPPSALLLPRRNLLSPLPLRFQDAAPRLSLLRMKASSDDSSAVSGDELIADLKAKWDAVENKSTVLTYAGGAVVALWLTSVIVGAINSVPLLPKIMELVGLGYTGWFVYRYLLFKESRKELADDIESLKKKIAGTE, encoded by the exons ATGGCCGCCACGGCGTACTCCACCGCGCTTCTCGGCGGGGCGCGCCTCCCCGCTGCCGGAGCCGCCGCGCCGCCCtccgccctcctcctcccgcgGCGTAACCTGCTGTCTCCGCTCCCTCTCCGGTTCCAAGATGCTGCGCCGAGGCTGTCGCTGCTCCGGATGAAGGCCTCCTCCGACGACTCCTCGGCCGTGAGCGGGGACGAGCTCATCGCCGACTTGAAAGCCAAG TGGGACGCCGTCGAGAACAAGAGCACTGTCCTCACCTACGCCGGCGGCGCCGTCGTCGCTCTCTGGCTGACGTCCGTCATCGTCGGCGCCATCAACTCCGTGCCTCTG CTCCCCAAGATCATGGAGCTAGTCGGCCTCGGCTACACCGGATGGTTCGTCTACCGCTACCTTCTCTTCAAG GAAAGCAGGAAAGAGCTCGCCGACGACATCGAGTCACTCAAGAAAAAGATTGCTGGGACAGAGTAA
- the LOC136464379 gene encoding basic blue protein-like — MMARGRGGAIGGVLALALLVGHLVAASAPVAEAAASYMVGDYGGWKFNVDKWAKGRTFRAGDVLVFNYNRAVHDVAVVNAAAYRSCAVPKGAKVLRSGRDKVRLGRGTHYFACTVRGHCQAGMKIAVRAV, encoded by the exons ATGATGGCTCGGGGAAGAGGCGGTGCGATTGGTGGCGTCCTCGCCTTGGCGCTCCTAGTCGGTCACTTGGTGGCAGCCAGCGCCCCGGTCGCCGAGGCGGCGGCGTCGTACATGGTCGGCGATTACGGCGGGTGGAAGTTCAACGTGGACAAGTGGGCCAAGGGGAGGACGTTCCGCGCCGGCGACGTGCTCG TGTTCAACTACAACCGAGCGGTGCACGACGTGGCGGTCGTGAACGCGGCGGCGTACCGGAGCTGCGCGGTGCCCAAGGGCGCCAAGGTGCTGCGGAGCGGGCGCGACAAGGTGAGGCTCGGCAGAGGCACGCACTACTTCGCCTGCACCGTGCGGGGACACTGCCAGGCCGGAATGAAGATCGCCGTCAGGGCCGTGTAG